From Cyprinus carpio isolate SPL01 chromosome A7, ASM1834038v1, whole genome shotgun sequence, a single genomic window includes:
- the LOC109093348 gene encoding lysosomal acid phosphatase-like, whose product MVSCFLIVSFLFAFSLSSGERTLKFVTVLYRHGDRSPINAYPTDPYKESDWPQGFGQLSQEGMKQHFELGQFLKKRYTGFLSEDYDRHEIFIRSTDVDRTLMSAEANLAGMFPPNGSEEFNPDLKWQPIPVHTVPVDKEKLLSFPLEDCPRYTQLMNETEKTDIFLNMTETYKELIEMVRNKTGLEKANIETIWSFYDTLFCEAKHGMRPPDWVTPSVMETLKMLKNFGFQILFGIYKRKEKCRLQGGLLLDQIIKNLSNAAAPDSKQEVKMMVYSAHDTTVVALQEALNVFNGLQPPYASCHLIELHQEENGMFTVEMFYRNDTNVSEPYPVSLPGCSQRCPLQDFMNLTREVIPQDRDKECQIRKEATDTAVIIGLAVCGCLLFLLVLLLFVMLCRLKDPMGTYSHVINESDS is encoded by the exons ATGGTGTCCTGTTTTCTTATCGTCTCTTTCCTCTTCGCTTTCAGTCTTTCCAGTGGAGAAAGGACGCTGAAGTTTGTCACTGTG CTTTATCGTCATGGTGACAGATCTCCAATCAATGCCTATCCAACTGATCCCTATAAGGAGAGTGACTGGCCCCAGGGTTTTGGACAGCTCTCTCAG GAAGGAATGAAGCAGCACTTCGAACTGGGTCAGTTTTTAAAGAAACGCTACACTGGATTCCTGAGTGAGGACTATGACCGGCATGAG ATATTCATCAGAAGCACAGATGTTGATCGGACTCTAATGAGTGCAGAAGCAAACCTAGCTGGCATGTTCCCACCTAATGGTTCTGAGGAGTTTAATCCAGATTTGAAATGGCAACCAATACCTGTTCACACTGTCCCAGTGGATAAAGAGAAG ctgctcTCATTCCCTCTGGAAGACTGTCCACGTTACACACAGTTAATGAATGAGActgaaaaaacagacatttttcttAACATGACTGAAACCTACAAA GAATTAATAGAGATGGTGAGAAATAAAACAGGACTGGAGAAAGCCAACATTGAGACTATTTGGAGTTTTTATGACACATTGTTCTGTGAG GCAAAGCATGGGATGCGACCACCTGATTGGGTTACTCCAAGTGTGATGGAGACTCTAAAGATGTTAAAGAACTTTGGTTTTCAGATTCTGTTTGGAATCTACAAGAGAAAGGAGAAGTGCAGACTTCAGGGAg GCCTGCTGTTAGATCAGATCATTAAGAATCTCTCAAATGCTGCAGCACCGGACTCTAAACAGGAAGTGAAGATGATGGTATACTCAGCT CATGACACAACAGTTGTAGCCCTGCAGGAAGCTCTGAATGTCTTTAATGGCCTGCAGCCTCCTTATGCCTCGTGTCATCTAATTGAACTTCACCAGGAAGAGAACGG GATGTTTACAGTGGAGATGTTTTATCGCAATGACACTAATGTGTCTGAGCCGTACCCTGTGTCTTTACCGGGCTGTTCCCAGCGCTGCCCCCTACAGGACTTTATGAACCTCACACGTGAAGTCATACCACAAGACAGGGATAAAGAGTGTCAGATAAGGAAGGAAGCCACAGACACTG CGGTCATAATTGGGCTGGCTGTGTGTGGATGTCTTCTCTTCCTCCTGGTACTGCTGCTGTTTGTAATGCTATGCCGTCTAAAAGACCCCATGGGTACCTATAGTCATGTCATAAATGAGAGTGACTCCTGA
- the LOC109060835 gene encoding sorting nexin-1-like isoform X1: MSGSFGRNPPPLPDSEDQEAEFDTRVLDSDEEDEEGEDILTGARSKPITPTSAPDEGDIFSEEGSYIRRDVHHATNGLPSDEELDLFTEATVELTLTSTTSQGRREIIGPTASACNTTHVPNSILKPSVVTKTMEELEEEESGDQFELNIAVTNPEKIGDGMNAYMSYKVSTRTTLPMFPNKMFSVRRRFSDFLGLYEKISAKHSLLGCIIPPPPQKSVVGMTKVKVGKEDSSSAEFVEKRRAALERYLQRVVAHPSLLQDPDVREFLERDELPRAVNTQTLSGPGLLKMINRASDAVNKMTIKMNESDNWFESKLQEVENEEQLLRRLHAAVDSLVNHRKELCSNTAVFSRSVAMLGSVEENSALSRALSQLAEVEDKMEQLHQQQTFSDFFILAELLADYVRLLGAVRCCFEQRMKVWQRLQEAQSTLQKKREAEAKLLWANKPEKLQQAKDDINEVKLSTANAKHNTWESKVSQYERDFERVTCTVRKEVLRFEKERARDFKQYIVKYLESLLHTQHRLVKYWEDFLPEVKAIA, encoded by the exons ATGTCAGGCAGCTTCGGACGGAATCCTCCTCCTCTCCCTGATAGTGAAGATCAGGAGGCTGAGTTTGACACTCGAGTGCTGGACAGCGACGAGGAGGATGAAGAAGGCGAGGACATATTAACCGGCGCCAGA AGTAAACCGATCACACCCACATCAGCTCCTGATGAGGGCGATATCTTCAGCGAGGAGGGCTCGTACATCAGAAGAGATGTCCATCACGCCACTAATGGCCTTCCCTCTGATGAAGAGCTGGATCTGTTCACTG AGGCCACTGTAGAACTGACGCTAACCAGCACCACTAGTCAGGGCAGGAGAGAGATTATTGGCCCGACCGCGTCGGCTTGCAACACCACACATGTCCCTAATTCCATACTCAAACCCAGCGTTGTCACCAAGACCATGGAGGAG TTGGAGGAGGAAGAGAGTGGAGACCAGTTTGAGCTGAACATCGCAGTCACTAATCCAGAGAAAATTG GAGATGGCATGAATGCCTACATGTCTTACAAAGTGTCGACTCGG acTACACTGCCCATGTTCCCGAATAAGATGTTCTCAGTGCGTCGACGTTTCAGTGATTTTCTGGGACTTTATGAGAAGATATCAGCCAAACACTCCCTGCTGGGTTGCATCATCCCACCTCCACCTCAGAAGAGTGTAGTGG GGATGACTAAAGTGAAGGTAGGGAAGGAGGATTCATCCTCGGCGGAGTTTGTGGAAAAGAGACGAGCAGCACTGGAGAG GTATCTACAAAGAGTAGTGGCTCATCCATCTCTATTACAGGACCCTGATGTTCGAGAGTTTTTAGAGAGAGATGAG ttgCCCAGGGCAGTGAATACTCAGACTTTGAGTGGACCTGGCCTCCTAAAGATGATAAACAGAGCGTCGGATGCAGTGAATAAGATGaccattaaaatgaatgaatcagaTAAC tggTTTGAGAGTAAGCTTCAGGAGGTGGAGAATGAGGAGCAGCTGCTGAGGAGGCTCCATGCCGCTGTTGACTCATTAGTAAACCACAGGAAAG AGTTGTGTAGtaacacagcggtgtttagtaGGAGTGTGGCCATGCTGGGCAGTGTGGAGGAGAACTCTGCGTTATCTCGTGCGCTGTCACAGCTGGCAGAAGTGGAGGATAAGATGGAGCAGCTGCATCAGCAACAGACCTTCAGCGATTTCTTCATCCTCGCTGAGCTCCTGGCCGACTACGTCAGGCTGCTGGGGGCCGTGAGG TGCTGTTTTGAGCAGAGGATGAAAGTGTGGCAGCGTCTACAGGAAGCTCAGAGTACACTGCAGAAGAAACGAGAGGCTGAGGCCAAGCTGCTCTGGGCAAATAAACCCGAGAAGCTGCAGCAGGCTAAAGACGACATAAATGAGGTTAAATTATCAACAGCGAATGCTAAACATAACACG TGGGAGTCTAAAGTCAGTCAGTATGAGAGAGATTTCGAAAGAGTTACCTGTACTGTGCGTAAAGAAGTGCTCAGATTTGAG AAAGAGAGAGCCAGAGATTTCAAACAGTACATAGTGAAATACCTGGAGTCCCTGCTTCACACACAGCATAGG TTGGTGAAGTATTGGGAGGACTTCCTGCCTGAGGTCAAAGCCATCGCCTGA
- the LOC109060835 gene encoding sorting nexin-1-like isoform X3 — protein sequence MIKATVELTLTSTTSQGRREIIGPTASACNTTHVPNSILKPSVVTKTMEELEEEESGDQFELNIAVTNPEKIGDGMNAYMSYKVSTRTTLPMFPNKMFSVRRRFSDFLGLYEKISAKHSLLGCIIPPPPQKSVVGMTKVKVGKEDSSSAEFVEKRRAALERYLQRVVAHPSLLQDPDVREFLERDELPRAVNTQTLSGPGLLKMINRASDAVNKMTIKMNESDNWFESKLQEVENEEQLLRRLHAAVDSLVNHRKELCSNTAVFSRSVAMLGSVEENSALSRALSQLAEVEDKMEQLHQQQTFSDFFILAELLADYVRLLGAVRCCFEQRMKVWQRLQEAQSTLQKKREAEAKLLWANKPEKLQQAKDDINEVKLSTANAKHNTWESKVSQYERDFERVTCTVRKEVLRFEKERARDFKQYIVKYLESLLHTQHRLVKYWEDFLPEVKAIA from the exons ATGATCA AGGCCACTGTAGAACTGACGCTAACCAGCACCACTAGTCAGGGCAGGAGAGAGATTATTGGCCCGACCGCGTCGGCTTGCAACACCACACATGTCCCTAATTCCATACTCAAACCCAGCGTTGTCACCAAGACCATGGAGGAG TTGGAGGAGGAAGAGAGTGGAGACCAGTTTGAGCTGAACATCGCAGTCACTAATCCAGAGAAAATTG GAGATGGCATGAATGCCTACATGTCTTACAAAGTGTCGACTCGG acTACACTGCCCATGTTCCCGAATAAGATGTTCTCAGTGCGTCGACGTTTCAGTGATTTTCTGGGACTTTATGAGAAGATATCAGCCAAACACTCCCTGCTGGGTTGCATCATCCCACCTCCACCTCAGAAGAGTGTAGTGG GGATGACTAAAGTGAAGGTAGGGAAGGAGGATTCATCCTCGGCGGAGTTTGTGGAAAAGAGACGAGCAGCACTGGAGAG GTATCTACAAAGAGTAGTGGCTCATCCATCTCTATTACAGGACCCTGATGTTCGAGAGTTTTTAGAGAGAGATGAG ttgCCCAGGGCAGTGAATACTCAGACTTTGAGTGGACCTGGCCTCCTAAAGATGATAAACAGAGCGTCGGATGCAGTGAATAAGATGaccattaaaatgaatgaatcagaTAAC tggTTTGAGAGTAAGCTTCAGGAGGTGGAGAATGAGGAGCAGCTGCTGAGGAGGCTCCATGCCGCTGTTGACTCATTAGTAAACCACAGGAAAG AGTTGTGTAGtaacacagcggtgtttagtaGGAGTGTGGCCATGCTGGGCAGTGTGGAGGAGAACTCTGCGTTATCTCGTGCGCTGTCACAGCTGGCAGAAGTGGAGGATAAGATGGAGCAGCTGCATCAGCAACAGACCTTCAGCGATTTCTTCATCCTCGCTGAGCTCCTGGCCGACTACGTCAGGCTGCTGGGGGCCGTGAGG TGCTGTTTTGAGCAGAGGATGAAAGTGTGGCAGCGTCTACAGGAAGCTCAGAGTACACTGCAGAAGAAACGAGAGGCTGAGGCCAAGCTGCTCTGGGCAAATAAACCCGAGAAGCTGCAGCAGGCTAAAGACGACATAAATGAGGTTAAATTATCAACAGCGAATGCTAAACATAACACG TGGGAGTCTAAAGTCAGTCAGTATGAGAGAGATTTCGAAAGAGTTACCTGTACTGTGCGTAAAGAAGTGCTCAGATTTGAG AAAGAGAGAGCCAGAGATTTCAAACAGTACATAGTGAAATACCTGGAGTCCCTGCTTCACACACAGCATAGG TTGGTGAAGTATTGGGAGGACTTCCTGCCTGAGGTCAAAGCCATCGCCTGA
- the LOC109060835 gene encoding sorting nexin-1-like isoform X2, translating to MSGSFGRNPPPLPDSEDQEAEFDTRVLDSDEEDEEGEDILTGARSKPITPTSAPDEGDIFSEEGSYIRRDVHHATNGLPSDEELDLFTEATVELTLTSTTSQGRREIIGPTASACNTTHVPNSILKPSVVTKTMEELEEEESGDQFELNIAVTNPEKIGDGMNAYMSYKVSTRTTLPMFPNKMFSVRRRFSDFLGLYEKISAKHSLLGCIIPPPPQKSVVGMTKVKVGKEDSSSAEFVEKRRAALERYLQRVVAHPSLLQDPDVREFLERDELPRAVNTQTLSGPGLLKMINRASDAVNKMTIKMNESDNWFESKLQEVENEEQLLRRLHAAVDSLVNHRKELCSNTAVFSRSVAMLGSVEENSALSRALSQLAEVEDKMEQLHQQQTFSDFFILAELLADYVRLLGAVRCCFEQRMKVWQRLQEAQSTLQKKREAEAKLLWANKPEKLQQAKDDINEWESKVSQYERDFERVTCTVRKEVLRFEKERARDFKQYIVKYLESLLHTQHRLVKYWEDFLPEVKAIA from the exons ATGTCAGGCAGCTTCGGACGGAATCCTCCTCCTCTCCCTGATAGTGAAGATCAGGAGGCTGAGTTTGACACTCGAGTGCTGGACAGCGACGAGGAGGATGAAGAAGGCGAGGACATATTAACCGGCGCCAGA AGTAAACCGATCACACCCACATCAGCTCCTGATGAGGGCGATATCTTCAGCGAGGAGGGCTCGTACATCAGAAGAGATGTCCATCACGCCACTAATGGCCTTCCCTCTGATGAAGAGCTGGATCTGTTCACTG AGGCCACTGTAGAACTGACGCTAACCAGCACCACTAGTCAGGGCAGGAGAGAGATTATTGGCCCGACCGCGTCGGCTTGCAACACCACACATGTCCCTAATTCCATACTCAAACCCAGCGTTGTCACCAAGACCATGGAGGAG TTGGAGGAGGAAGAGAGTGGAGACCAGTTTGAGCTGAACATCGCAGTCACTAATCCAGAGAAAATTG GAGATGGCATGAATGCCTACATGTCTTACAAAGTGTCGACTCGG acTACACTGCCCATGTTCCCGAATAAGATGTTCTCAGTGCGTCGACGTTTCAGTGATTTTCTGGGACTTTATGAGAAGATATCAGCCAAACACTCCCTGCTGGGTTGCATCATCCCACCTCCACCTCAGAAGAGTGTAGTGG GGATGACTAAAGTGAAGGTAGGGAAGGAGGATTCATCCTCGGCGGAGTTTGTGGAAAAGAGACGAGCAGCACTGGAGAG GTATCTACAAAGAGTAGTGGCTCATCCATCTCTATTACAGGACCCTGATGTTCGAGAGTTTTTAGAGAGAGATGAG ttgCCCAGGGCAGTGAATACTCAGACTTTGAGTGGACCTGGCCTCCTAAAGATGATAAACAGAGCGTCGGATGCAGTGAATAAGATGaccattaaaatgaatgaatcagaTAAC tggTTTGAGAGTAAGCTTCAGGAGGTGGAGAATGAGGAGCAGCTGCTGAGGAGGCTCCATGCCGCTGTTGACTCATTAGTAAACCACAGGAAAG AGTTGTGTAGtaacacagcggtgtttagtaGGAGTGTGGCCATGCTGGGCAGTGTGGAGGAGAACTCTGCGTTATCTCGTGCGCTGTCACAGCTGGCAGAAGTGGAGGATAAGATGGAGCAGCTGCATCAGCAACAGACCTTCAGCGATTTCTTCATCCTCGCTGAGCTCCTGGCCGACTACGTCAGGCTGCTGGGGGCCGTGAGG TGCTGTTTTGAGCAGAGGATGAAAGTGTGGCAGCGTCTACAGGAAGCTCAGAGTACACTGCAGAAGAAACGAGAGGCTGAGGCCAAGCTGCTCTGGGCAAATAAACCCGAGAAGCTGCAGCAGGCTAAAGACGACATAAATGAG TGGGAGTCTAAAGTCAGTCAGTATGAGAGAGATTTCGAAAGAGTTACCTGTACTGTGCGTAAAGAAGTGCTCAGATTTGAG AAAGAGAGAGCCAGAGATTTCAAACAGTACATAGTGAAATACCTGGAGTCCCTGCTTCACACACAGCATAGG TTGGTGAAGTATTGGGAGGACTTCCTGCCTGAGGTCAAAGCCATCGCCTGA